Proteins encoded within one genomic window of Mya arenaria isolate MELC-2E11 chromosome 13, ASM2691426v1:
- the LOC128215115 gene encoding prostaglandin E2 receptor EP4 subtype-like has protein sequence MNVSHTNNNISDLTNVTRNVKNTYAVGATIISPTLMFLAGVGSNILALTILYRRRCDLRTVKFYILAKGLVWTDLLGIIFTTPSVVAAYVNRGWTGGNVHCSFHGFTMTCFGLATPLIICAMAIERFMAVKCVFFYSSRCKNEIAKRCIVLIWMFVVGFGILPFIGVGLFTKQYPGTWCFLDFHSHNILVKIYPFLYACINIILILLMIVCNSFVVCCLAQRRFLRKQKRRRFVSTMASMTTMENEALTVSSQQKQKKRSMDVEIYSIIFLFALSLVFAICWGPFMIQILRTLITEEADVILDIAAVRLASLNQILDPWLYILFRRSFLAKIRRSLTAMKNYCCYVSNTGDDTDEQRVESVVSAKNISRNGIRDIHENTDNNRTQEGEVFKGDALKPSEKRVVTNPLCSVDETRETPLTINSSANNRRCICEMYFKTAPQPEQCGDGIYVKVYYFPSSPSLMYYTPERTDESSRKLQKSKSLQ, from the exons ATGAACGTATCTCATACCAACAACAATATCTCGGACCTCACAAATGTGACAAGAAACGTCAAGAACACTTATGCTGTCGGTGCAACAATAATTTCACCTACATTAATGTTCCTTGCCGGTGTTGGCAGCAACATACTGGCTCTCACGATATTATACCGCCGGCGGTGTGATCTCAGAACTGTAAAGTTTTATATCTTGGCCAAGGGCCTGGTTTGGACAGATTTGTTGGGCATAATTTTCACAACACCATCTGTTGTAGCTGCGTACGTAAATAGAGGGTGGACAGGGGGTAACGTTCATTGTAGCTTCCATGGCTTCACTATGACATGTTTTGGACTTGCAACGCCATTAATAATTTGTGCAATGGCGATTGAACGCTTTATGGCTGTCAAGTGTGTTTTCTTCTACTCAAGTCGATGTAAGAACGAAATAGCAAAAAGATGTATCGTTCTTATCTGGATGTTTGTAGTCGGTTTTGGAATCTTGCCGTTTATCGGAGTTGGTCTGTTTACAAAGCAATATCCGGGAACGTGGTGTTTTCTTGACTTTCATTCGCATAACATACTAGTGAAAATATACCcatttctttatgcatgtataAACATTATTCTTATACTACTGATGATAGTTTGCAATTCGTTTGTTGTGTGCTGCTTAGCACAAAGAAGATTTTTGCGGAAACAAAAACGGAGAAGATTTGTCAGTACAATGGCATCCATGACAACGATGGAAAATGAGGCGCTTACCGTATCGAGCcagcaaaaacaaaagaaacgGTCCATGGACGTGGAGATCTACAGTATTATATTCCTGTTTGCTCTAAGCTTAGTGTTCGCTATATGCTGGGGACCGTTTATG ATTCAAATTTTGCGCACCTTGATTACGGAAGAGGCGGATGTGATTTTGGACATTGCAGCGGTTCGACTTGCCAGTCTCAATCAAATACTCGACCCTTGGTTGTATATTTTGTTCAGGCGATCATTTTTAGCAAAGATCAGAAGAAGTCTAACCGCAATGAAAAACTACTGTTGTTATGTTTCCAACACTGGTGACGATACAGATGAGCAAAGGGTCGAGAGTGTTGTTAGTGCTAAAAATATTTCACGTAATGGCATTCGTGATATCCACGAAAACACTGATAACAATAGAACACAAGAGGGTGAGGTGTTTAAAGGAGATGCTTTAAAGCCATCTGAAAAACGTGTGGTTACAAATCCGTTATGTTCAGTCGATGAAACAAGAGAAACTCCACTGACTATCAACAGCTCTGCCAACAACAGACGCTGTATTtgtgaaatgtattttaaaacagcACCGCAACCTGAACAGTGCGGTGATGGAATCTATGTGAAGGTGTACTATTTCCCTTCAAGCCCCTCCCTTATGTATTACACTCCGGAACGTACCGACGAAAGTTCAAGAAAACTACAAAAATCCAAATCTCTGCAGTAA